One genomic region from Paludisphaera rhizosphaerae encodes:
- a CDS encoding DUF1501 domain-containing protein, translated as MNPEHALRDVSRRHFFSRCSVGLGSIALASLMSENGLAGSPSPTRDPLEPKPPHFPAKAKRVIYLFMAGGPSQLDMFENKPRLTELNGKPIPQSFVEGKRFAFMGTSNGFNLLGSRRSFKKYGETGVWVSDLLPNMSGIVDRLTFLQTCKTDLFNHAPAKLYMNTGTGQFGRPSMGSWVTYGLGSDCHDLPGFVVLLSGPRGPRGGAVLWGSGVLPTTYQGVPLRNQGDPIVNLSTPPSIDSPGQRKVVDAVRELNLKRLVETGDEEIATRINAYEMAYRMQTSAPELMDIHGESKSTLEMYGIRDEKEASFARNCLLARRLVERGVRFVQLYDTNWDHHGGPTENLETHLVEKCRDIDRPCAALVRDLEQRGLLEDTIVVWGGEFGRTPMGEVRESTGRNHHIDAFTMWFAGGGFKAGHIHGQTDEFGFGAVEDPVHVHDVHATILNQLGLDHQRLSVRHQGLDFRLTGVEPASVVKGLLA; from the coding sequence ATGAATCCCGAACACGCGCTGCGCGACGTCTCGCGACGACACTTCTTCAGCCGGTGCTCGGTCGGCCTGGGCTCGATCGCGCTGGCCTCGCTGATGTCCGAGAACGGCCTCGCCGGCTCACCGTCGCCGACGCGAGACCCGCTCGAGCCCAAGCCTCCCCACTTCCCGGCCAAGGCCAAGCGGGTCATCTACCTGTTCATGGCAGGCGGGCCGTCGCAGCTCGACATGTTCGAGAACAAGCCGCGGCTCACCGAGCTGAACGGCAAGCCGATCCCCCAGAGCTTCGTCGAGGGCAAGCGGTTCGCCTTCATGGGGACCAGCAACGGCTTCAACCTGCTGGGCTCCCGGCGCAGCTTCAAGAAGTACGGCGAGACCGGCGTCTGGGTCAGCGACCTCCTGCCGAACATGTCGGGGATCGTGGACCGGCTCACGTTCCTCCAGACCTGCAAGACCGACCTGTTTAACCATGCCCCCGCCAAGCTCTACATGAACACGGGCACCGGCCAGTTCGGCCGCCCGAGCATGGGGTCGTGGGTCACCTACGGCCTCGGCAGCGATTGCCACGACCTCCCCGGTTTCGTCGTCCTGCTGAGCGGCCCCCGCGGACCTCGCGGCGGCGCCGTGCTCTGGGGGAGCGGCGTCCTGCCGACGACCTACCAGGGCGTCCCCCTGCGCAACCAGGGCGATCCGATCGTCAACCTCTCGACGCCCCCCTCGATCGACTCTCCCGGCCAGCGGAAGGTCGTCGACGCCGTCCGGGAGCTGAACCTCAAGCGGCTCGTAGAGACCGGCGACGAGGAGATCGCCACCCGGATCAACGCTTATGAGATGGCCTACCGGATGCAGACCAGCGCACCGGAGCTGATGGACATCCACGGCGAGAGCAAATCGACGCTAGAGATGTACGGCATACGCGATGAGAAGGAGGCCAGCTTCGCCCGCAACTGCCTCCTCGCCCGTCGCCTGGTCGAGCGCGGGGTGCGGTTCGTCCAGCTCTACGACACCAACTGGGACCACCACGGCGGCCCGACCGAGAACCTCGAAACCCACCTCGTCGAGAAGTGCCGCGACATCGACCGCCCCTGCGCCGCGCTCGTCCGCGACCTGGAACAGCGCGGCCTGCTGGAGGACACGATCGTCGTCTGGGGGGGCGAGTTCGGCCGCACGCCGATGGGCGAAGTCCGCGAGTCGACCGGCCGCAACCACCACATCGACGCCTTCACGATGTGGTTCGCCGGCGGCGGCTTCAAGGCCGGCCACATCCACGGCCAGACCGACGAGTTCGGCTTCGGCGCTGTGGAAGACCCGGTCCACGTCCACGACGTCCACGCCACGATCCTGAACCAGCTCGGCCTGGACCACCAGCGCCTCAGCGTCCGACACCAGGGCCTGGACTTCCGCCTCACCGGCGTCGAGCCCGCATCGGTTGTAAAGGGCCTCCTGGCCTAA
- a CDS encoding spermidine synthase: protein MSLVRILRKAPPWATTASAFILALVAATCVPPGLVQGALFQSPIIWELDEVSKFSHLKVSRTGNTRTLWFVRDNGEEVIESKIDLSRRADLLIEYTRFMFLSYVFNPQPKRSLIVGLGGGAMVHFLQAKEPELKVDVVEIDPSIVSVADRFFDVRSKGNVDIKLADGLTYLKNADAKYDVIYMDAFLRPSAGTDRVGVPSHLKTEQFYDQIVRSRLNPDGVVVFNLNPHLSVLEDIRTIKSVFPNTYVFKLTGYEGYVVVASTAQKTWDSIAISAEATRLDHRFKAPFKFRDMAGRLVRR, encoded by the coding sequence ATGTCGCTGGTCAGGATCTTGCGCAAGGCCCCGCCGTGGGCGACGACCGCCTCGGCCTTCATCCTGGCGCTCGTGGCGGCGACGTGCGTCCCCCCCGGGCTCGTCCAGGGCGCGTTGTTTCAGTCCCCCATCATCTGGGAACTTGACGAGGTGTCGAAATTCTCCCACCTCAAGGTCTCACGAACCGGCAACACTCGGACGCTCTGGTTCGTCCGCGATAACGGCGAGGAGGTCATCGAGAGCAAGATCGACCTTTCACGACGGGCCGACCTGCTGATCGAGTACACCCGCTTCATGTTCCTCAGCTACGTCTTCAATCCCCAACCCAAGCGCTCGTTGATCGTGGGGCTGGGCGGAGGGGCGATGGTCCACTTTCTCCAGGCCAAGGAGCCTGAACTGAAGGTGGACGTCGTCGAGATCGATCCGAGCATCGTGAGCGTCGCCGACCGCTTCTTCGACGTCCGGAGCAAGGGGAACGTCGACATCAAGCTGGCCGACGGCCTGACCTACCTCAAAAACGCCGACGCCAAATACGACGTCATCTACATGGACGCCTTCCTCCGCCCCTCGGCAGGGACCGACCGGGTCGGGGTGCCCAGTCATCTGAAGACCGAGCAGTTCTACGACCAGATCGTTCGTTCCCGGCTCAATCCCGACGGCGTCGTCGTCTTCAACCTCAACCCCCACCTCTCGGTTCTGGAAGACATTCGGACGATCAAGAGCGTCTTCCCGAACACCTACGTCTTCAAACTCACCGGTTATGAAGGGTATGTCGTGGTCGCGTCCACGGCCCAGAAGACGTGGGACTCGATCGCCATCAGCGCCGAGGCCACGCGACTCGATCATCGCTTCAAGGCGCCGTTCAAGTTCCGGGACATGGCGGGCCGTCTCGTCCGTCGTTGA
- a CDS encoding PSD1 and planctomycete cytochrome C domain-containing protein, which produces MPELPGPATMRLVLLIVTGATSVCTVKASDPVSFNRDIRPILSENCFACHGFDSKHRKAGLRLDTFEGATLDQDGVKAVVPGKLEESELLARIESDDDEMVMPPRSSHKPRLTAEQQAKLKAWVEQGAKYEPHWAFILPVRPAVDSSCDSAIDFFIQKKLTEAGLQPSPEATPEKLIRRVSLDLTGLPPTVAEVDQFVAASAKDADEAYRALVDRLLASPHYGERWGRWWLDQARYADSNGYSIDAPRQIWKFRDWVIEALNADMPFDRFTVEQIAGDLLPDAGQSQKVATGFHRNTQINQEGGIDPEQFRIDSVFDRVATTGTVWLGLTVGCAQCHDHKFDPISQKEYYQLFAFLNNQDEPTLKVFDQGLNVGDLTAEFNDLKTKITAYMKDHAEDLAKWEAGLSPEAKKGLAAEVKKALGAASAKRNFDQQRALFAGGIAAEGEFRRLNDRYSELDTTLNQGVSTLVMKELEKPRKTCILIKGDFTRPADEVSPGTLAVLPPLESRGPKSDRLDLARWLVSPKNPLTSRVIANRVWQQYFGRGLVETENDFGMQGSPPSHPDLLDWLAVEFMEKGWSLKALHRQIVTSHVYRQSSSDRPDLHEKDPHNYLLGRQQRLRLDAELVRDVELAASGLLSPKIGGPPVYPPIPDGVMGQGQVKRVWAVSKGEDRYRRGLYTFIYRASPPPELIVFDAPDGFSTCTRRIRSNTPLQALTLLNDAGFFEFAAALEKIIRRDGLETAFRRCTARPAAPDELAVLQKLDTLSAARVLLNLDETLTRE; this is translated from the coding sequence ATGCCCGAGCTTCCCGGACCGGCGACGATGCGCCTCGTCCTCCTCATCGTGACCGGCGCGACGTCCGTCTGTACGGTGAAGGCGTCAGACCCGGTTTCCTTCAACCGCGACATCCGGCCGATCCTCTCGGAAAACTGCTTCGCGTGCCACGGATTCGACTCCAAGCATCGCAAGGCGGGCCTAAGGCTCGACACATTCGAAGGCGCGACCCTCGATCAAGACGGCGTCAAAGCCGTCGTCCCCGGCAAACTGGAGGAATCCGAGTTGCTGGCGCGGATCGAGAGCGACGACGACGAGATGGTGATGCCTCCCCGTTCCTCGCACAAGCCGCGGCTCACGGCCGAGCAGCAGGCGAAACTCAAGGCATGGGTCGAGCAAGGGGCGAAGTACGAACCCCACTGGGCGTTCATCCTGCCCGTTCGTCCGGCCGTCGATAGCTCATGTGATTCGGCCATCGACTTCTTCATCCAGAAGAAGCTTACCGAAGCGGGACTCCAGCCCTCTCCCGAAGCGACTCCCGAGAAGCTCATCCGTCGCGTCTCCCTCGACCTGACCGGCCTGCCGCCGACGGTCGCCGAGGTCGATCAGTTCGTCGCCGCTTCCGCGAAGGACGCGGACGAAGCCTACCGAGCCCTGGTGGACAGACTGCTCGCCAGCCCTCACTACGGCGAGCGCTGGGGGAGATGGTGGCTCGATCAGGCCCGGTACGCCGATAGCAACGGCTACTCGATCGACGCCCCTCGCCAGATCTGGAAGTTCCGCGACTGGGTGATCGAGGCGCTCAACGCCGACATGCCGTTCGACCGCTTCACCGTCGAGCAGATCGCCGGCGACCTCCTCCCCGACGCCGGGCAAAGCCAGAAGGTCGCCACCGGCTTCCACCGCAACACCCAGATCAACCAGGAAGGCGGCATCGATCCCGAGCAGTTCCGCATCGACAGCGTCTTCGACCGCGTGGCGACGACGGGGACGGTCTGGCTCGGCCTGACCGTCGGCTGCGCCCAGTGCCACGACCACAAGTTCGACCCGATCTCGCAGAAAGAGTACTACCAGCTCTTCGCCTTCCTGAACAACCAGGACGAGCCGACGCTGAAGGTCTTTGACCAGGGGCTCAACGTCGGCGATCTCACCGCCGAGTTCAACGACCTGAAGACGAAGATCACGGCCTACATGAAGGATCACGCCGAGGATCTGGCGAAGTGGGAAGCCGGCCTGTCGCCCGAGGCCAAGAAGGGGCTGGCCGCCGAGGTGAAGAAGGCTCTCGGGGCTGCATCAGCCAAGCGCAACTTCGACCAGCAACGGGCGCTCTTCGCCGGCGGGATCGCCGCCGAGGGCGAGTTCCGCAGGCTGAACGACCGCTACTCCGAACTCGACACGACCCTCAACCAGGGGGTAAGCACCCTGGTGATGAAGGAGCTAGAGAAGCCCCGCAAGACGTGCATCCTCATCAAGGGGGACTTCACTCGCCCCGCCGACGAGGTTTCGCCGGGAACGCTCGCCGTGCTGCCGCCGCTGGAGTCGCGAGGACCGAAGTCCGATCGCCTCGACCTGGCGCGTTGGCTCGTCAGCCCGAAGAACCCGCTCACCTCGCGAGTGATCGCGAACCGAGTCTGGCAGCAGTACTTCGGCCGCGGCCTCGTCGAGACCGAGAACGACTTCGGCATGCAGGGTTCGCCACCGTCCCACCCCGACCTGCTCGACTGGCTGGCCGTCGAGTTCATGGAGAAGGGCTGGAGCCTCAAGGCGCTGCACCGGCAGATCGTGACCTCGCACGTCTATCGCCAGTCCTCGTCAGACCGACCCGACCTGCACGAGAAGGATCCGCACAATTACCTGCTCGGCCGCCAGCAGCGGCTGCGGCTTGACGCCGAGTTGGTGCGCGACGTCGAGCTTGCCGCCAGCGGCCTGCTGTCGCCCAAGATCGGCGGCCCGCCTGTCTATCCGCCCATCCCCGACGGCGTTATGGGGCAGGGTCAGGTGAAGCGCGTCTGGGCCGTGAGCAAGGGCGAGGACCGTTATCGTCGCGGCCTCTACACGTTTATCTATCGCGCCTCGCCCCCGCCGGAGTTGATCGTCTTCGACGCGCCCGACGGCTTCAGCACCTGCACGCGTCGCATCCGCAGCAACACGCCGCTCCAGGCGCTGACGCTGCTGAACGACGCGGGGTTCTTCGAGTTCGCCGCCGCGTTGGAGAAGATCATCCGCCGCGACGGGCTGGAAACCGCCTTCCGCCGCTGCACCGCCCGCCCCGCCGCGCCCGATGAACTCGCCGTCCTCCAGAAGCTCGACACTCTCTCCGCCGCCCGCGTCCTGCTGAACCTCGACGAGACTCTCACACGCGAGTGA
- a CDS encoding pyroglutamyl-peptidase I family protein, giving the protein MSLSILLRAATAVAFAALAMGLGALGVRPAAAAAADEPPTILLTGFEPFGPKRPPNPSWEGIKALDGREWNGYRLIARELPVVWGEPGKRIEALAAEFKPVAVFSFGQGRPDAFTVEALARNQRGPFPDNAGARPASPSIADDGPVAFLATSEAARIAKTLAGRGHVVRLSDDAGRYLCEETLYSLEHLKKTGKIQGSVLFCHVPPLGATVGGKAVDAPLVETFVLDVLEAWRETQPVKEPQASVRKASFQVEAEEQPASNASAREKEVRAFVEHYFKVWSDQDMSGYDDCFMTDAAIQHIDGQGQLFTITRPRFIASQRDAHRRSSARMVEVPESIEIHFEQQLARAVVYWKLTAGARVEKGYDHFTLKQDRGRWRIANLLFYATSEE; this is encoded by the coding sequence GTGAGCCTTTCGATCCTCCTCCGCGCAGCGACGGCCGTCGCCTTCGCGGCACTCGCCATGGGTCTGGGAGCCCTCGGCGTCCGGCCGGCCGCCGCCGCCGCCGCGGACGAGCCGCCGACGATCCTGCTCACCGGCTTCGAACCGTTCGGTCCGAAACGGCCCCCCAATCCCTCGTGGGAGGGGATCAAGGCGCTCGACGGCCGCGAGTGGAACGGATATCGACTTATCGCCCGCGAGCTTCCCGTCGTCTGGGGCGAGCCTGGCAAGCGGATCGAGGCGCTCGCCGCCGAGTTCAAGCCGGTCGCCGTCTTCTCCTTCGGCCAGGGCCGGCCGGATGCGTTCACCGTCGAAGCCCTGGCTCGCAACCAGCGGGGACCGTTCCCGGACAACGCCGGTGCCAGACCCGCCTCGCCTAGCATCGCGGACGACGGCCCCGTCGCTTTCCTTGCAACCTCGGAAGCTGCTCGGATCGCCAAGACGCTCGCCGGCCGCGGTCATGTCGTCCGACTCTCCGACGACGCCGGCCGGTACCTCTGCGAGGAAACCCTCTACAGCCTCGAACACCTGAAGAAGACCGGCAAGATCCAGGGCTCGGTCCTCTTCTGCCACGTCCCGCCGCTGGGCGCCACGGTCGGCGGAAAGGCCGTGGACGCTCCGCTCGTCGAAACGTTCGTCCTCGACGTCCTGGAAGCCTGGCGCGAGACCCAACCCGTCAAGGAACCCCAGGCCTCCGTTCGCAAGGCTTCCTTTCAGGTCGAAGCCGAAGAGCAGCCCGCATCGAACGCGTCAGCCCGCGAGAAAGAGGTGCGAGCCTTCGTCGAGCACTATTTCAAGGTCTGGTCCGACCAGGACATGAGCGGCTACGACGACTGCTTCATGACCGACGCCGCCATCCAGCACATCGACGGCCAGGGCCAGCTCTTCACGATCACCCGTCCCCGGTTCATCGCCAGCCAGCGCGACGCCCACCGTCGTTCCTCAGCCCGGATGGTCGAGGTCCCGGAGTCGATCGAGATCCACTTCGAACAGCAGCTCGCCCGCGCGGTGGTGTACTGGAAACTCACCGCAGGCGCAAGGGTGGAAAAGGGCTACGACCACTTCACGCTGAAGCAGGACCGCGGCCGTTGGCGGATCGCCAACCTGCTGTTCTACGCAACGAGCGAGGAATGA
- a CDS encoding alkaline phosphatase D family protein has translation MIDLSDLRSAARSEGGVSRRLFLAYGSALASLPLLASRAEARSRRVSFSADPFSLGVATGEPTESGVVLWTRLAPSPLDPDGGMPPEAVEVAWEIATDDGMRDVVRSGKTVATPQLAHSVHVEAEGLQPDRWYWYRFKVGDAISPIGRTRTTPAPDASPESLRFAFASCSHYEQGYFTAYRKLAEEELDLAFHLGDYIYEGPGREALVRKHAGPKLRTLADYRIRHAQYKTDADLQAAHARCPWVVTWDDHEFENNYAAEISEKEGIDPIEFLEQRAKAYQAYYEAMPLRSFSLPQGPDMKLYRTLRYGRLAAFQVLDTRQYRTDQPNGDHAAELNEAALSPKNTILGAKQAGWLKASLLRSTSSWNVLAQQVMMGMVHRSRTEGGPELYSMDQWPGYAYERMKLVEFMADRRIPNPVVLTGDIHSNWVNDLRVDDRKPEGAIVAAEFVGTSITSGGDGSPTVEGLDALLAGNPGVHFHNRQRGYVLCNVTPKSWTSDYRIVESVKSPGSAVKTLKSFAVEAGKPGVQPA, from the coding sequence GTGATCGATCTCTCCGATCTGCGCTCTGCCGCGCGCTCCGAGGGCGGCGTCAGCCGTCGGCTCTTCCTGGCCTATGGATCAGCCCTGGCCTCGTTGCCCCTCCTCGCCTCACGGGCCGAGGCTCGCTCGCGACGCGTGAGCTTCTCCGCCGATCCGTTCTCGCTCGGCGTGGCGACGGGCGAGCCGACCGAATCGGGCGTCGTCCTCTGGACCCGGCTGGCGCCCAGCCCGCTCGACCCGGACGGCGGCATGCCGCCGGAGGCCGTCGAAGTCGCCTGGGAGATCGCGACCGACGACGGCATGCGCGACGTGGTCCGCAGCGGCAAGACCGTCGCCACGCCCCAGCTCGCGCATTCGGTCCACGTCGAGGCCGAAGGCCTCCAACCCGACCGCTGGTACTGGTATCGCTTCAAGGTCGGCGACGCCATCAGCCCGATCGGCCGCACGCGCACGACCCCAGCGCCAGACGCCTCGCCCGAGAGTCTCCGGTTCGCCTTCGCCTCCTGCTCGCACTATGAGCAGGGCTACTTCACCGCCTACCGCAAGCTGGCCGAGGAAGAACTCGACCTGGCCTTCCACCTGGGCGACTACATCTACGAGGGCCCTGGCCGCGAGGCGCTCGTCCGCAAGCACGCCGGCCCCAAGCTGAGGACCCTGGCCGACTACCGCATCCGGCACGCCCAGTACAAGACCGACGCCGACCTCCAGGCCGCCCACGCCCGCTGCCCCTGGGTGGTGACCTGGGACGACCACGAGTTCGAAAACAACTACGCGGCCGAGATCTCCGAGAAGGAGGGCATCGACCCGATCGAGTTCCTGGAGCAACGCGCGAAGGCCTATCAGGCCTATTACGAGGCGATGCCGCTGCGGTCCTTCTCCCTGCCGCAGGGGCCTGACATGAAACTCTACAGGACCCTCCGATACGGCCGGCTGGCCGCGTTCCAGGTCCTCGACACGCGTCAGTACCGCACCGACCAGCCCAACGGCGACCACGCCGCGGAACTGAACGAGGCCGCCCTCAGCCCCAAGAACACAATCCTGGGCGCGAAACAGGCCGGCTGGCTGAAGGCCTCCCTCCTGAGGTCGACCTCGTCCTGGAACGTGCTGGCCCAGCAGGTGATGATGGGCATGGTTCATCGCAGTCGCACCGAAGGAGGGCCGGAGCTGTACTCGATGGATCAGTGGCCCGGATACGCCTACGAGCGAATGAAGCTCGTGGAGTTCATGGCCGACCGTCGCATCCCGAACCCCGTGGTCCTGACGGGCGACATCCACTCCAACTGGGTGAACGACCTCCGCGTCGACGACCGCAAGCCTGAGGGCGCCATCGTCGCCGCCGAGTTCGTCGGCACCTCGATCACCAGCGGCGGCGACGGCTCGCCGACCGTCGAAGGCCTCGACGCCCTCCTCGCCGGCAATCCGGGCGTCCACTTCCACAACCGTCAGCGCGGTTACGTCCTCTGCAACGTCACCCCGAAGTCGTGGACCAGCGACTACCGGATCGTCGAGTCGGTGAAGTCCCCCGGCAGCGCGGTCAAGACCCTCAAATCCTTCGCCGTTGAAGCCGGCAAGCCCGGCGTGCAGCCGGCCTGA
- a CDS encoding cellulase family glycosylhydrolase encodes MITQRPAFWMVAIAWACLHASAAAHEPMRKIRVSQDRTHFVLEGNERRFVLWGVNYDHDDAGRLLEDYWGDEWGKVVEDFREIKDLGANVVRIHLQTGRFLKAADRPDEDSLKRLGDLVKLAEETGLYLDLTGLGCYHKQDVPAWYDALDESARWDAQAVFWKAVAGVCKDSPAVFCYDLMNEPVLTGGKNPDQWLAGDPLGDKYFVQRITRDMKGRKDKEIARAWIERLTSAIRTVDGRTLLTVGVIPWAQIFKGAKPLFHDPDVGRTLDFVAVHFYPKAGKLDETLEALRVYEVGKPLVIEEIFPLGASLEETVTFIERSKEHVDGWISFYWGKTDEECEKAGDMAHAVTAAWLKRFRAIVPAEANP; translated from the coding sequence ATGATCACGCAACGCCCCGCATTCTGGATGGTCGCGATCGCCTGGGCCTGTCTCCACGCCTCGGCTGCAGCCCACGAGCCCATGCGCAAGATTCGGGTGAGTCAGGACCGCACGCACTTCGTCCTCGAAGGGAACGAGCGGCGATTCGTCCTCTGGGGCGTGAACTATGACCACGACGACGCCGGCCGTCTTCTGGAGGACTACTGGGGCGACGAGTGGGGAAAGGTCGTCGAGGATTTCCGCGAGATCAAGGACCTGGGGGCGAATGTCGTCCGGATCCACCTTCAAACCGGACGGTTTCTGAAAGCCGCCGATCGTCCCGACGAGGACAGCCTCAAGCGGCTAGGCGACCTTGTGAAGCTGGCCGAAGAGACGGGCCTCTACCTGGACCTCACCGGCCTGGGTTGCTACCACAAGCAGGACGTCCCCGCGTGGTACGACGCGCTCGACGAATCGGCTCGATGGGACGCGCAGGCGGTCTTCTGGAAGGCCGTCGCGGGCGTGTGCAAGGACAGCCCGGCCGTCTTCTGCTACGACTTGATGAACGAGCCCGTCCTCACCGGCGGCAAGAATCCCGATCAATGGCTGGCCGGCGATCCGCTGGGCGACAAGTACTTCGTCCAGCGCATCACCCGCGACATGAAGGGCCGGAAGGATAAGGAAATCGCCAGGGCGTGGATCGAGCGACTGACCTCGGCGATCCGCACCGTCGACGGTCGTACGCTGCTGACCGTCGGGGTCATCCCCTGGGCTCAGATCTTCAAGGGGGCCAAGCCGCTCTTCCACGACCCGGACGTCGGCCGGACGCTCGACTTCGTCGCCGTCCATTTCTATCCCAAGGCCGGCAAGCTCGACGAGACCCTGGAGGCTCTTCGGGTCTACGAGGTCGGCAAACCGCTCGTCATCGAGGAGATCTTCCCCCTCGGCGCGAGCCTGGAAGAGACCGTGACGTTCATCGAGCGTTCGAAGGAGCACGTCGACGGTTGGATCAGCTTCTACTGGGGGAAGACCGACGAGGAATGCGAGAAGGCCGGCGACATGGCCCACGCTGTCACGGCCGCCTGGCTGAAGCGCTTTCGGGCCATCGTCCCCGCCGAGGCCAATCCCTGA
- a CDS encoding alpha/beta hydrolase gives MNRNPSSQLFGRACLVLALTLGVVASSKAAEAPSFEGEKSTWHGDFDRYDYLIDEQTLLIEPFRRDPDEKFGVRPPPRGKRRCIVVAPKTPALGNPWSWRGCYWDHQPQTEVELLRRGFHIVYVSADQNLKPDRTWDAWYAFLTEKHGLSKKPAFIGMSRGGQYAYLWATANPDKVSCIYADNPGGGPEIFGKLTGLAAADVPILHVCGSIDPLLGRVSTPIETIYSQLGGRISVMIKEGAAHHPHSLRDATPIADFITQQVQQVAVVPPPFVTGRATHSTFYGRESDYRDFPKEGTHITCRGPWFRPNFDRYSFNLAGVEGAVDVIVPKTPASGKPWVFRADYTSRDSVVDLALLEEGVAIVTGPVPYNADGPSLKAWNTVYDLLVGHGLSKKPVMVGEGGAAGEAYAWAIANPDKVSRIYGDNPVLRCTMTQKQPLDDLTPLAKAGVPILHSCGALDPMLASQSREAERRYKELGGTMTVLVREGEGHRPTSAEHVKPVVDFILGR, from the coding sequence ATGAATCGCAATCCATCGAGCCAGCTTTTCGGACGCGCCTGCCTCGTCCTTGCATTGACCCTCGGAGTCGTCGCATCCTCGAAGGCGGCGGAAGCACCGTCCTTCGAGGGCGAGAAGTCGACCTGGCATGGCGACTTCGACCGCTACGACTACCTGATCGACGAGCAGACGCTTCTCATCGAGCCGTTCCGCCGCGATCCGGATGAGAAGTTCGGGGTCAGGCCCCCGCCGAGGGGGAAGCGACGCTGCATCGTCGTGGCGCCGAAGACGCCCGCCCTGGGCAATCCCTGGTCCTGGCGCGGCTGCTACTGGGACCACCAGCCCCAGACCGAGGTGGAATTGCTTCGTCGCGGCTTCCACATCGTCTACGTCTCGGCCGACCAGAATCTGAAGCCCGATCGGACCTGGGACGCCTGGTACGCGTTCCTCACGGAGAAGCATGGGCTCTCGAAGAAGCCCGCGTTCATCGGCATGAGCCGGGGCGGCCAGTACGCCTACCTCTGGGCGACGGCCAATCCGGACAAGGTCTCGTGCATCTACGCCGACAATCCGGGGGGCGGCCCCGAGATCTTCGGCAAGCTAACGGGCCTTGCGGCGGCCGACGTGCCCATCCTCCACGTCTGCGGGAGCATCGACCCGCTGCTGGGACGGGTTTCGACGCCCATCGAGACGATCTACTCGCAGCTCGGCGGGCGGATCTCGGTGATGATCAAGGAAGGGGCTGCGCACCATCCCCACAGCCTCCGCGACGCCACGCCGATTGCCGACTTCATCACGCAGCAGGTGCAGCAGGTCGCCGTCGTCCCCCCGCCGTTCGTGACCGGCCGCGCGACGCACTCGACGTTCTACGGTCGTGAAAGCGACTATCGCGACTTCCCCAAGGAGGGGACCCACATCACCTGCCGAGGCCCGTGGTTCAGGCCCAATTTCGACCGCTATTCCTTCAACCTCGCCGGCGTCGAGGGGGCTGTCGACGTGATCGTCCCCAAGACCCCTGCGTCGGGGAAGCCCTGGGTCTTCAGGGCGGACTACACGTCACGCGACTCGGTCGTCGATCTGGCGCTGCTTGAGGAGGGAGTTGCCATCGTAACGGGCCCTGTGCCGTATAACGCGGACGGGCCGTCGCTCAAGGCCTGGAACACGGTCTACGACTTGCTCGTCGGCCATGGCCTGTCGAAGAAGCCCGTCATGGTCGGCGAGGGCGGGGCGGCCGGGGAGGCCTACGCGTGGGCGATCGCCAATCCCGACAAGGTCTCGCGCATCTACGGCGACAACCCCGTCTTGCGGTGCACGATGACCCAGAAACAGCCCCTCGACGACCTCACCCCGTTGGCGAAGGCCGGCGTCCCGATCCTCCACTCGTGCGGGGCCCTCGACCCCATGCTCGCCAGCCAGAGCCGCGAGGCCGAGCGGCGGTACAAGGAACTCGGGGGGACGATGACGGTCCTCGTCCGAGAAGGGGAGGGCCATCGGCCGACGTCGGCCGAGCACGTGAAGCCGGTCGTGGATTTCATCCTCGGTCGATAG